In the Gorilla gorilla gorilla isolate KB3781 chromosome 1, NHGRI_mGorGor1-v2.1_pri, whole genome shotgun sequence genome, AATTAgaaatttccaaatataaaacaatttcacGGGTTTTCTTTTTGCCAAGTTGTAATTAAGCATCAGGGTttttaaggaaacagaaaaacagggGCAGGAAGAATGCCAGCCAGTGTACTTTTTTCTCATTTCGTTGATTTCAGAGCAATAAAATTTCCCATGGTGGGGGAAATTTTACTTAAAACCAATTACTAGTTCAATCTACCAGGAAGAAAGCCTAAGGCCTTTCAATGCTgcactatattttttttaattaaaaatatcttctctctCATTGGTATAAGCAAAATTTTCAAGTGCTAGCGCCACAGTTATAGCTATGAAATCTTTAATcttcattttatcaaaattatattGCCTCTGAGGAATTTTCAGCCCTTGTGTGATTTCAGGTTTCCCCAgatgtgtttataaagataatgaTTATATTTAACAACTACAGCTATTAAGATACAGTAACACAGCAAAAAGTTGCCCAttttaaatggagaaaaagaaattaaggcagTATTTCTTTTTCACTGCTTTGAACAACTTCATTCTGCTCAGGATCCCAGCTCAGAACCAACGTAGAATAATCGTAGTTAACATTTTTCAAGTTCATTTTCAGAAACATCAGTTGTTCTATATTGTCAAAGTCCAGGCTCATGATCTGTTTTGGATGAAAGTggctatttttagtaaagatacaTTCAGATTGCCAACTACACATGGGGCAACTTAGATACTGGATGGCAACCTGGGTCAAAGCCGGCCATATGCTTATCTTCCTCTGCCAGTAAATTAAAGGGTCATCACCTCCTGAGAGCTCTGAATACTTCTCTTTGAAGTACTCATCCACAACTGCTACAGCAGAAGGGAACATGAAGCTTTTGCTTCCAAGGGCAACATTGTCTACAGCTGAGCTATCAACAGAACCTGAACTGGAGGTGCcttcttttagagatgaggtaAATGAATCAGCTCCCACTGTAACTGAGGGACAAGAAGCTTCTGAAGTTGGAATTTGGCAGCTCTCTGGTGAAGATTCCATATAATTACAGACCTCTTCTGCAAGGAACTGCTTATAAGTTTCCAAATCAGCACCTTGAGGAAAAAAGTCTTCCAAACTGTTTTTAAAGCAAGGATCTAACAAAGTAGCCAAGATACAGGGCTTGGATTTAAGCATGGCACTTAGTAGGGTATCTGTTTCAAGTTTCAGAGATAAACTATCCACCAGATTGAGGGCCTGAGTAATACCTCTGACTTGAAAATCTTCTCTGAGTTTCTGCAGGGAAAGGAGTAGATGATGGATTAGGGGTAGCACCTGATTCAATCCTGCGGTCTTCACGCTCACTTTCTGGGTAGCCTCCTCAAATGGCTTAAGAATATCACAAACATAAGTCATTAGAGTCCACTGAAGGGAGGTGAGCACAACTCCACTGGCTCTACCAAGACTATGGTGAACTGAGTAGCAATGCTCCAAGAGccattttaacatataaaaagtagaaatcCAATGGCCAGTTTCGTCCTGCTTCAAATTCTTCCATGGAAGTTGGTGATCATTTTGGAACTCTTGCAGTATCTGACGGGCCTTGACCGAATGACTAAAATGATGACAAGTTTTCCTGGCAGCCACTAACATATTCTCAATGCTTTTGTGCTCGCAGAAAAAGTCCTGAATGACCATATTTAAACAATGCAGGAAACATGGCACATGGGTAAAACCACCATCTTTGATTGCATGTACCACATTAGAGGAATTGTCAGAAACAATGAAGCTAGGGATAAGGAAATTTGGAGAAAGCCACAGACCAATCTGGTCATTTAATTCTTGTAAAATATTGGTTATCAAACAGTCTTTAGCCAAACCTGTAACACAAAGCACTGCCCACTTTCTAAAATCGGGGATCCTGCCATTATTGAGAAAAGACGCAGTTTCCAAAGAAACCCAGTGTACAGTCACAATAAAATAGTCAGTGGATGGGTCATGGGTCCATATGTCAACAGTCAGGTGTATCTTTTGGCTTTGAACATTCTCTAAAGTCAAGAAAATTTTTTCTCTGACACAATCATATAACTGAGGTACAGCCTTAGTGAAAAAGTAAGTCTCTGATGGCAACCTATAATCAGGGGCCACAATCTGCATGAACCTCTGAAAGGCTGGGGTTGAGAAGTAGTTGTAAGGATGCATATCCTCCACAATCATTTGGATAATTGCCTGACTTATGTGACTTGAGACTGGATTTCCACAACATGTTGTTTCTCTCTCCTGCGCACGCATCAGAGTGCCTTGCTCTGCAACGGGAATAGGACTTTCAGATCTGTTTTCAACCTCTAACATAGGTTCATCTGAATCAGAGTCACTAAGGTCCTCAGCTGTTAAATCTTGGCTGCCTGTAGACTTTTCTCCATGCAAGGTATCACTCAAGAGATCACTTCTCTCAGT is a window encoding:
- the ZBED6 gene encoding zinc finger BED domain-containing protein 6, yielding MSVCTLSVPVSSLSPGRRCSTFSDSGILGCVPINSNTDEEDVVEEKMVAEGVNKEAKQPAKKKRKKGLRIKGKRRRKKLILAKKFSKDLGSGRPVADAPALLASNDPEQDEESLFESNIEKQIYLPSTRAKTSIVWHFFHVDPQYTWRAICNLCEKSVSRGKPGSHLGTSTLQRHLQARHSPHWTRANKFGVTSGEEDFTLDVSLSPSSGSNGSFEYIPTDPLDDNRMGKKHDKSASDALRAERGRFLIKSNIVKHALIPGTRAKTSAVWNFFYTDPQHISRAVCNICKRSVSRGRPGSHLGTSTLQRHLQATHPIHWAVANKDSGAVANGLDEAETERSDLLSDTLHGEKSTGSQDLTAEDLSDSDSDEPMLEVENRSESPIPVAEQGTLMRAQERETTCCGNPVSSHISQAIIQMIVEDMHPYNYFSTPAFQRFMQIVAPDYRLPSETYFFTKAVPQLYDCVREKIFLTLENVQSQKIHLTVDIWTHDPSTDYFIVTVHWVSLETASFLNNGRIPDFRKWAVLCVTGLAKDCLITNILQELNDQIGLWLSPNFLIPSFIVSDNSSNVVHAIKDGGFTHVPCFLHCLNMVIQDFFCEHKSIENMLVAARKTCHHFSHSVKARQILQEFQNDHQLPWKNLKQDETGHWISTFYMLKWLLEHCYSVHHSLGRASGVVLTSLQWTLMTYVCDILKPFEEATQKVSVKTAGLNQVLPLIHHLLLSLQKLREDFQVRGITQALNLVDSLSLKLETDTLLSAMLKSKPCILATLLDPCFKNSLEDFFPQGADLETYKQFLAEEVCNYMESSPESCQIPTSEASCPSVTVGADSFTSSLKEGTSSSGSVDSSAVDNVALGSKSFMFPSAVAVVDEYFKEKYSELSGGDDPLIYWQRKISIWPALTQVAIQYLSCPMCSWQSECIFTKNSHFHPKQIMSLDFDNIEQLMFLKMNLKNVNYDYSTLVLSWDPEQNEVVQSSEKEILP